From the Musa acuminata AAA Group cultivar baxijiao chromosome BXJ1-2, Cavendish_Baxijiao_AAA, whole genome shotgun sequence genome, one window contains:
- the LOC135606001 gene encoding probable BOI-related E3 ubiquitin-protein ligase 3 yields the protein MAVDAHHLHPFPSQPVRTSEIIGSTSNQPSFYDMQMGFISPVPGANAACNSLAPVSAAASDSGLTFNDVVAAAAASRKRPCPISFLGDDVSSLLQRQSLDFDRVILQHAETVRAGLAERRRMFARQVVAAVEEDVSKRIKAKEEEIARVGKLNWALEERIKSLYAENQIWRNLAQSNEATANVLRTNLEQVLAAQVMVNEAPATADDAESCCCGDNAEDEEDIGLGREWRRGCWSCREREPSVLLLPCRHLCLCMTCGPTVDACPICNCIKNGIVHVNMS from the exons ATGGCAGTTGACGCTCACCATCTTCACCCCTTCCCCTCACAACCCGTAAGAACCAG TGAAATCATTGGCAGCACGAGCAACCAGCCAAGTTTCTACGACATGCAGATGGGATTCATCTCGCCCGTCCCCGGTGCGAACGCCGCCTGCAACTCGCTGGCCCCGGTCTCTGCTGCCGCCTCTGATAGCGGCCTCACCTTCAACGACGTCGTCGCTGCCGCCGCGGCGTCGAGGAAGCGGCCGTGCCCGATTTCCTTTCTTGGCGATGACGTATCTTCCCTCCTGCAGCGGCAGTCGCTCGACTTCGATCGCGTCATCCTGCAGCAT GCGGAGACGGTGCGAGCGGGACTGGCGGAGCGCCGGAGGATGTTCGCGAGGCAGGTcgtggcggcggtggaggaggacgTGTCGAAGCGGATAAAAGCCAAGGAGGAAGAGATCGCGAGGGTCGGGAAGTTGAATTGGGCGCTGGAAGAGCGCATCAAGAGCCTGTATGCGGAGAACCAGATCTGGCGGAACCTGGCGCAGAGCAACGAGGCCACGGCGAACGTGCTGAGGACCAACCTCGAGCAGGTCCTGGCGGCGCAGGTGATGGTGAACGAAGCACCGGCGACCGCCGACGACGCCGAGTCGTGCTGCTGCGGGGACAACGCAGAGGACGAGGAGGACATCGGACTGGGGAGGGAGTGGAGGAGAGGCTGCTGGAGCTGCCGCGAGCGCGAGCCGTCGGTGCTGCTTCTCCCATGCCGGCATCTCTGCCTCTGCATGACCTGCGGCCCCACCGTGGACGCATGCCCCATCTGCAACTGCATCAAGAACGGCATCGTCCATGTAAACATGTCTTGA
- the LOC103976283 gene encoding uncharacterized protein LOC103976283, with the protein MPLLSSSILLISNANPTDSSLLSSYSHARLPHMKGDGDHKRRRNGEGEDMPPSHPSVELTLGLSCSRSPPSPPPSSQTPAAAQPPPRPGFSVFHGASFSNGVAPSPRFGGTRTRRNPTQGPKDGSKGELVQPAFAWSTDRRATVHSLAHLRSHGIREIRGVVQCKRCEASREIKYDLLAKFDEVGGFIRAKKHLMHDRAPPEWTCPVLPGCDACGQPNCMRPVMAQKKRDINWLFLLLGQTLGICNLDQLKYFCKHTKNHRTGAKDRLLYLTYLGLCKQLDPAGPFDPLCH; encoded by the coding sequence ATGCCGCTCCTCTCTTCATCTATTTTACTCATCTCAAACGCCAATCCCACCGACTCATCCCTTCTCTCGTCTTATTCCCACGCACGTCTTCCCCACATGAAAGGAGACGGAGATCACAAGCGTAGGAGGAACGGAGAAGGCGAGGACATGCCTCCCTCCCACCCCAGCGTCGAACTCACCCTCGGCTTGTCTTGCTCTCGTTCCCCGCCGAGTCCTCCCCCATCCTCCCAGACTCCTGCGGCCGCGCAGCCCCCTCCACGCCCAGGTTTTTCCGTCTTCCACGGTGCTTCCTTCTCCAACGGCGTCGCTCCATCGCCTCGGTTTGGTGGAACCCGCACCCGGCGCAACCCCACGCAGGGCCCCAAGGACGGCAGCAAGGGCGAGCTCGTCCAGCCCGCCTTTGCTTGGTCCACCGACCGCCGCGCCACCGTGCACTCCCTCGCCCACCTGCGCTCCCATGGCATCCGGGAGATCCGCGGCGTGGTGCAGTGCAAGCGGTGCGAGGCCAGCAGGGAGATCAAGTACGACCTGCTCGCCAAGTTCGACGAGGTGGGGGGCTTCATCCGCGCGAAGAAGCACCTCATGCACGACCGAGCGCCGCCGGAGTGGACGTGCCCTGTCTTACCGGGCTGCGACGCCTGCGGGCAGCCCAACTGCATGCGGCCAGTGATGGCCCAGAAGAAGCGCGACATCAACTGGCTGTTCCTGTTGCTGGGCCAGACGCTGGGTATCTGCAACCTCGACCAACTTAAATACTTCTGCAAGCACACCAAGAACCACCGCACCGGCGCCAAGGACCGCCTGCTCTACCTCACTTATCTCGGCCTCTGCAAGCAGCTCGACCCAGCCGGTCCATTCGATCCCTTATGTCACTGA